From one Papio anubis isolate 15944 chromosome 12, Panubis1.0, whole genome shotgun sequence genomic stretch:
- the ATG2A gene encoding autophagy-related protein 2 homolog A — translation MSRWLWPWSNCVKERVCRYLLHHYLGHFFQEHLSLDQLSLDLYKGSVALRDIHLEIWSVNEVLESMESPLELVEGFVGSIEVAVPWAALLTDHCTVRVSGLQLTLQPRRGPAPGAADSQSWASCMTTSLQLAQECLRDGLPEPSEPPQPLEGLEMFAQTIETVLRRIKVTFLDTVVRVEHSPGDGERGVAVEVRVQRLEYCDEAVRDPSQAPPVDVHQPPAFLHKLLQLAGVRLHYEELPAQLEVAGQLGSLHLLLTPRQLQHLQELLSAVSLTDREGLADKLNKSRPLGAEDLWLIEQDLNQQLQAGVVAEPLSPDPLTNPLLNLDSTDLFFSMAGLTSSVASALSELSLSDVDLASSVHSDVASRRLSAQAHPAGKMAPNPLLDTMRPDSLLKMTLGGVTLTLLQTSAPSSGPPDLATHFFTEFDATKDGPFGSRDFHHLRPRFQRACPCSHVRLTGTAVQLSWELRTGSRGRRTTSMEMRFGQLEVLECLWPRGTSEPEYTEILTFPGTLGSQASARPCAHLRHTQTLRRVPKSRPRRSVACHCHSELALDLANFQADVELGAVDRLAALLRLATVTAEPPTGLLTEPLPAMEEQTVFLLSAPRATLRLRFPIADLRPERDPWAGQSVRAEQLRLELSEPQFRSELSSGPGPPVPTRLELTCSDLHGIYEDGEKPPVPCLRVSKALDPKSTGRKYFLPQVVVTVNPESSSAQWEVAPEKGEELELSAESPCELREPEPSPFSSKRTMYETEEMVIPGDPEEMRAFQSRTLALSRCSLEVILPSVHIFLPSKEVYESIYNRINNDLLMWEPADLLPTSDPAAQPSGLPGPSGFWHDSFKMCKSAFKLANCFDLTPDSDSDDEDAHFFSVGASGGPQPPAPEAPSLHLQSTFSTLVTVLKGRITALCETKDEGGKRLEAVHGELVLDMEHGTLFSVSQYCGQPGLGYFCLEAEKATLYHRAAVDDYPLPSHLDLPSFAPPAQLAPTIYPSEEGVTERGASGRKGQGRGPHMLSTAVRIHLDPHKNVKEFLVTLRLHKATLRHYMALPEQSWHSQLLEFLDVLDDPVLGYLPPTVITILHTHLFSCAVDYRPLYLPVRVLITAETFTLSSNIIVDTSTFLLRFILDDSALYLSDKCEVETLDLRRDYVCVLDVDLLELVIKTWKGSTEGKLSQPLFELRCSNNVVHVHSCADSCALLVNLLQYVMSTGDLHPPPRPPSPTEIAGQKVQLSESPASLPSCPPVETALINQRDLTDALLDTERSLRELAQPSGGHLPQASPISVYLFPGERSGAPPPSPPVRGPAGSLGSCSEEKEDEREEEGDGDTLDSDEFCILDAPGLGIPPRDGEPVVTQLHPGPIVVRDGYFSRPIGSSDLLRAPAHFPVPSTRVVLREVSLVWHLYGGRDFGPHPGHRARAGLSGPRGSPSRCSGPNRPQNSWRTQGGSGRQHHVLMEIQFSKVSFQHEVYPAEPVTGPAAPGQELEERPLSRQVFIVQELEVRDRLASSQINKFLYLHTSERMPRRAHSNMLTIKALHVAPTTNLGGPECCLRVSLMPLRLNVDQDALFFLKDFFTSLVAGVNPVVPGETSAEARPETRAQSSSPLEGQAEGVETTGSQEAPGGRHSPSPADQQPIYFREFRFTSEVPIWLDYHGKHVTMDQVGTFAGLLIGLAQLNCSELKLKRLCCRHGLLGVDKVLGYALNEWLQDIRKNQLPGLLGGVGPMHSVVQLFQGFRDLLWLPIEQYRKDGRLMRGLQRGAASFGSSTASAALELSNRLVQAIQATAETVYDILSPAAPVSRSLQDKRSARRLRRGQQPADLREGVAKAYDTVREGILDTAQTICDVASRGHEQKGLTGAVGGVIRQLPPTVVKPLILATEATSSLLGGMRNQIVPDAHKDHALKWRSDSAQD, via the exons ATGTCACGATGGCTGTGGCCATGGTCAAACTGTGTGAAAGAGCGGGTCTGCCGCTACTTGCTGCACCACTACTTAGGTCACTTCTTCCAAgagcacctcagcctggaccaGCTCAGCCTCGATCTGTACAAGGGCAGCGTTGCCCTGCGAGACATCCACCTGGAAATCTGG TCTGTGAACGAGGTGCTGGAGTCGATGGAGTCACCGCTGGAGCTGGTGGAAGGCTTCGTGGGCTCCATCGAGGTGGCCGTGCCCTGGGCTGCTCTGCTCACCGACCACTGCACAGTGCGCGTGTCCGGCCTCCAGCTCACCTTGCAGCCCCGCCGGGGTCCAG CGCCAGGGGCTGCCGACTCACAGAGCTGGGCCTCATGCATGACCACAAGCCTGCAGCTGGCCCAGGAGTGTCTGCGGGATGGGCTACCAGAGCCCTCTGAGCCACCACAGCCCCTGGAGGGGCTGGAGATGTTTGCCCAGACCATTGAGACTG TGCTTCGGAGGATCAAAGTGACCTTCCTGGACACTGTCGTGAGGGTGGAGCACTCTCCGGGTGATGGGGAACGTGGTGTGGCCGTGGAGGTCCGTGTGCAGAG ACTGGAGTACTGTGACGAGGCAGTGCGGGACCCGAGCCAGGCGCCGCCGGTGGACGTGCATCAGCCGCCTGCCTTCCTGCACAAGCTGCTGCAGCTGGCGGGGGTCCGCCTGCACTACGAGGAGCTCCCCGCACAG TTGGAGGTAGCGGGACAGCTGGGCTCCCTGCACCTGCTTCTGACCCCGAGGCAGCTCCAGCACCTTCAGGAACTGCTCAGCGCTGTGAGCCTTACAG ACCGCGAGGGCCTGGCTGACAAGCTGAACAAGAGCCGCCCGCTAGGTGCCGAAGACCTGTGGCTGATTGAGCAGGACCTGAACCAGCAGCTGCAGGCCGGGGTGGTGGCTGAGCCCCTCAGCCCAGACCCCCTTACCAACCCCCTTCTCAACCTGGATAGCACTG ACCTCTTCTTCTCCATGGCTGGCCTCACAAGCAGTGTGGCCTCAGCCCTCTCTGAGCTGTCCCTCTCCGATGTAGACCTGGCCTCCTCTGTGCACAGTGACGTGGCCTCCCGCCGGCTCTCTGCCCAGGCCCACCCAGCTG GCAAGATGGCCCCCAATCCCCTCCTGGACACCATGCGCCCTGACTCGCTGCTGAAGATGACCTTGGGGGGTGTGACCCTGACCTTGCTTCAGACGTCTGCCCCATCTTCCGGACCACCTGACCTCGCCACGCACTTTTTCACCGAGTTTGATGCCACCAAGGATGGGCCCTTCGGTTCCCGAGACTTCCACCATCTTCGACCACGCTTCCAGAGGGCCTGTCCCTGTAGCCATGTTCG GCTAACGGGCACAGCCGTGCAGCTGTCCTGGGAGCTGCGGACAGGCAGTCGGGGTCGGCGGACAACCAGCATGGAAATGCGCTTTGGGCAGCTCGAGGTGCTGGAGTGTCTGTGGCCCCGGGGCACCTCCGAGCCTGAGTACACGGAG ATCCTGACCTTTCCTGGTACCCTGGGCTCCCAGGCCTCAGCTCGGCCCTGCGCCCATCTGCGCCACACACAGACCCTGCGCCGTGTGCCTAAG AGCCGACCCCGGCGCTCAGTTGCCTGCCATTGCCACTCAGAACTGGCCCTGGACCTGGCCAACTTCCAGGCAGACGTGGAACTGGGGGCCGTGGACCGGCTGGCTGccctactgcgcctggccactgtAACTGCCGAGCCTCCAACTGGCCTGCTG ACAGAGCCCCTGCCGGCAATGGAGGAGCAGACAGTATTTCTGCTTTCCGCACCCCGGGCTACACTGCGACTGCGCTTCCCCATTGCTGACCTGCGGCCTGAGCGGGACCCCTGGGCGGGCCAGTCTGTGCGGGCTGAGCAACTTCGGCTGGAGCTGAGTGAGCCCCAGTTCCGGTCAGAGCTTAGCAGTGGGCCTGGTCCCCCAGTCCCCACCCGCCTGGAACTCACCTGCTCCGACCTACATG GTATCTATGAAGATGGAGAGAAGCCACCTGTCCCCTGCCTGCGTGTCTCCAAAGCCCTGGACCCCAAGAGCACTGGGCGCAAGTACTTCCTGCCCCA GGTAGTGGTGACTGTGAACCCCGAGTCCAGCAGCGCACAGTGGGAGGTGGCCCcggagaagggagaggagctgGAGCTGTCAGCGGAGAGTCCATGTGAGCTGCGGGAACCTGAGCCTTCACCCTTCTCCTCTAAGAGGACCATGTATGAGACAGAGGAG ATGGTGATCCCAGGAGACCCTGAGGAGATGAGGGCGTTCCAGAGCCGGACCCTGGCACTGTCTCGCTGCAGCCTGGAAGTGATCCTGCCCAGTGTCCACATCTTTCTGCCCAGCAAGGAGGTCTACGAGAGCATCTACAACAG GATCAACAACGACCTGCTCATGTGGGAGCCCGCAGACCTGCTTCCCACCTCCGACCCCGCCGCCCAGCCCTCTGGCCTCCCCGGCCCCTCAGGCTTCTGGCATGACAGCTTTAAGATGTGCAAGTCAGCCTTCAAGTTGG CCAACTGCTTTGATCTCACCCCAGACTCAGACTCGGATGATGAGGATGCCCACTTCTTCTCAGTGGGGGCATCAGGCGGCCCACAGCCCCCTGCCCCTGAGGCCCCAAGTCTTCACTTGCAGAGCACCTTCTCTACACTGGTGACAGTGCTGAAGGGGCGGATCACAGCCCTCTGTGAGACCAAG GACGAGGGTGGCAAGCGGCTGGAGGCTGTGCACGGGGAGCTGGTGCTGGACATGGAGCATGGCACCCTCTTCAGCGTCTCCCAGTACTGTGGCCAGCCAGGACTCGGCTACTTCTGCCTGGAAGCTGAAAAGGCAACGCTCTACCACCGAG CGGCCGTGGATGACTACCCACTGCCCAGTCACCTGGACCTGCCCAGTTTCGCTCCCCCGGCTCAGCTGGCCCCGACCATCTACCCATCGGAGGAAGGGGTGACTGAGCGGGGAGCCTCAGGCCGCAAGGGCCAGGGCCGGGGCCCCCACATGTTGTCCACTGCTGTGCGCATCCACCTGGACCCCCACAAGAATGTGAAG GAGTTCCTGGTGACACTGCGGTTGCACAAAGCCACCCTGCGCCACTACATGGCCCTGCCCGAGCAGAGCTGGCATTCCCAG CTGTTGGAGTTCCTAGATGTGCTGGATGACCCTGTGCTGGGCTACCTGCCCCCGACGGTCATCACCATCCTGCACACACACCTGTTCTCGTGCGCCGTGGACTATAG GCCACTCTACCTCCCTGTGCGTGTCCTCATCACCGCGGAGACCTTCACTCTGTCCAGCAACATCATCGTGGACACCTCCACCTTCCTGCTCAG GTTCATCCTCGATGACTCCGCCTTGTACCTGTCCGACAAGTGTGAGGTGGAGACCCTGGACCTGCGGCGAG ATTATGTCTGTGTCTTGGATGTTGACCTCTTGGAACTTGTGATTAAAACCTGGAAAGGGAGCACCGAGGGCAAACTG AGCCAACCGCTATTCGAGCTGCGCTGCTCCAACAACGTGGTACACGTGCACAGCTGTGCCGACTCCTGTGCCCTGCTGGTCAACCTGCTCCAGTACGTAATGAGCACGGGTGACCTGCATCCCCCACCCCGGCCCCCCAGCCCCACGGAGATCGCCGGCCAGAAGGTACAG CTCTCGGAGAGTCCTGCCTCTCTGCCCTCGTGCCCGCCAGTGGAGACGGCCCTCATCAACCAGCGCGACCTGACCGACGCCCTCCTGGACACCGAGCGCAGCCTGCGGGAGCTGGCCCAGCCTTCAG GTGGCCACCTCCCTCAGGCGTCGCCCATCTCGGTCTACCTATTCCCAGGTGAACGGAGTGGGGCCCCGCCCCCTTCACCACCTGTCAGGGGCCCTGCTGGCAGCTTAGGGTCGTGCtcagaggagaaggaagatgaaagggaagaggagggcgATGGAGACACCCTGGATAGTGATGAGTTCTGCATCCTTGACGCTCCTGGCCTGGGCATCCCG CCACGAGACGGGGAGCCTGTGGTGACACAGCTGCATCCCGGCCCCATCGTTGTGCGGGATGGTTACTTCTCACGGCCGATTGGCAGCTCGGACTTGCTGCGGGCACCTGCCCATTTCCCCGTGCCCAGCACTCGGGTGGTGCTACGTGAGGTCTCCCTCGTCTGGCACCTATATGGGGGCCGAGACTTTGGCCCCCACCCCGGCCACAG GGCAAGAGCTGGCCTCTCGGGCCCCAGGGGCTCCCCTTCCCGCTGCTCTGGCCCCAACCGGCCCCAGAACTCATGGCGCACGCAGGGGGGCAGCGGGCGGCAGCACCATGTCCTCATGGAGATCCAGTTCAGCAAG GTAAGCTTCCAGCACGAGGTGTACCCAGCGGAGCCAGTCACAGGCCCTGCAGCCCctggccaggagctggaggagcGGCCGCTGTCCCGTCAGGTGTTCATCGTGCAGGAGCTGGAGGTCCGAGACCGGCTTGCCTCCTCCCAGATCAACAAGTTCCTGTACCTACACACGAGTGAGCGGATGCCACGACGCGCCCACTCTAACATG CTCACCATCAAAGCGCTGCATGTGGCCCCCACCACCAACCTGGGTGGGCCTGAGTGCTGTCTCCGCGTCTCGCTGATGCCCCTGCGGCTCAATGTGGACCAG GATGCCCTCTTCTTCCTCAAGGACTTCTTCACTAGCCTGGTGGCCGGCGTCAACCCTGTGGTCCCAGGGGAGACCTCCGCTGAGG CTCGCCCCGAGACTCGAGCCCAGTCCAGCAGTCCCCTGGAAGGGCAGGCCGAGGGCGTAGAGACAACTGGCTCACAGGAAGCCCCAGGCGGTAGACACAGCCCCTCCCCTGCTGACCAGCAGCCCATCTACTTCAG AGAGTTCCGCTTCACATCCGAGGTCCCCATCTGGCTGGATTACCATGGCAAGCACGTCACAATGGACCAGGTG ggCACTTTCGCTGGCCTCCTCATTGGCCTGGCCCAACTCAACTGCTCCGAGCTGAAGCTAAAGCGACTCTGTTGCAGGCACGG GCTCCTGGGTGTGGACAAGGTGCTGGGCTATGCCCTCAACGAGTGGCTGCAGGACATCCGCAAGAACCAGCTGCCCGGCCTGCTGGGAGGCGTGGGCCCCATGCACTCGGTTGTCCAGCTAT TCCAAGGGTTCCGGGACCTGCTGTGGCTGCCCATTGAGCAGTACAGGAAGGATGGCCGCCTCATGCGGGGGCTACAGCGAGGGGCTGCCTCCTTCGGCTCGTCCACGGCCTCTGCCGCCCTGGAACTCAGCAACCGGTTGGTACAGGCTATCCAG GCCACAGCCGAGACCGTGTATGACATCCTGTCCCCGGCAGCCCCTGTCTCCCGCTCCCTGCAGGACAAGCGCTCTGCGCGGAGGCTGCGCAGGGGCCAGCAGCCTGCCGACCTGCGGGAGGGTGTGGCCAAGGCCTACGACACAGTGCGAGAG GGCATCTTGGACACAGCTCAGACCATCTGTGACGTGGCATCGCGGGGCCATGAGCAAAAGGGGCTGACGGGCGCCGTGGGCGGCGTGATCCGCCAGCTGCCCCCGACCGTGGTGAAGCCGCTCATCCTGGCCACAGAGGCCACGTCCAGCCTGCTTGGGGGCATGCGTAACCAGATCGTCCCCGACGCCCACAAGGACCACGCCCTCAAGTGGCGCTCGGACAGTGCCCAGGACTGA